One Pseudomonadota bacterium genomic region harbors:
- a CDS encoding FAD-dependent oxidoreductase: protein MNITINGNKVTAEEGITILEAARRADIHIPTFCSVDGKKSASPCGLCSVEIAGREELVCSCDTVIIEGMEIVTDSEQLKEYRKQRLAILTPNHFGDCKAPCNLTCPGQINVQGYIAHVAKGQYEESVRLVMERNPFPFSVGRVCPRFCETRCRRILVDEPVSINHLKRFVADWCMNHKIDLKIPKEGPTGKKVAVIGGGPSGLTGAFYLAKKGHEVTVFEAEKKLGGMLRYGFPDYKIPKNVLDYEIASILRLGIKVEAGKRWGKDFTLHELKDRGFDATLITIGAPVDQPFEIPGSDLPNVIPALRFLRDVNAGVKGNYGRRAAVVGGNNGAMEVARSLIRKGVNEVTVIYPRAKTEMTANQRNIREAEKEGVQFLLMASPVKITGTEKGLDIDLIRMKLGEPDSKGIRNPEPIPGSSNVLQVDTIISSLGQMACEKSLPGGTLEESLELTEKNNIKANPRTSLTNHPGIYAAGDVTSGPRSVIQSVVAARRSVENIHAQIMGVDKEPAESRFNFTRGRSFDDVDLRCFEGVNVKLREKMPTRPPEISVQDFDEVKLGFNEKMAVSEAKRCLSCGCTAFERCDLKEQCIDLGVDPTKTGMATTPLYSKDNSHPTIIVDLNKCVYCQKCFNSCEYGAIELSAGSFDEQGGAREISFRFNEKCVH, encoded by the coding sequence ATGAACATTACAATAAACGGAAACAAGGTCACTGCGGAGGAGGGGATAACCATCCTTGAAGCCGCACGCCGCGCGGATATTCATATTCCGACATTCTGCAGTGTCGACGGCAAAAAGAGCGCTTCCCCTTGCGGACTCTGCTCTGTTGAAATAGCCGGCCGGGAAGAGCTTGTCTGTTCCTGTGACACGGTTATCATTGAAGGGATGGAGATTGTCACCGATTCCGAGCAGCTCAAGGAATATCGGAAGCAAAGACTGGCAATCCTTACCCCGAATCATTTCGGCGACTGCAAGGCGCCCTGCAATCTGACCTGCCCCGGTCAAATCAATGTTCAGGGATATATCGCCCATGTTGCCAAGGGCCAGTATGAAGAATCCGTCCGTCTGGTCATGGAAAGAAACCCTTTTCCGTTTTCCGTGGGCAGGGTCTGTCCACGTTTCTGCGAGACCCGGTGCCGCCGTATTCTGGTTGACGAACCTGTTTCAATCAATCATTTGAAACGATTTGTCGCCGACTGGTGCATGAATCATAAAATCGATCTCAAGATCCCGAAAGAAGGCCCCACCGGCAAGAAGGTGGCGGTTATCGGGGGAGGGCCTTCCGGCCTCACCGGTGCATTTTACCTGGCGAAAAAAGGACATGAGGTCACGGTTTTTGAAGCAGAAAAAAAACTGGGCGGGATGCTCAGATATGGATTCCCCGATTACAAAATCCCGAAAAATGTCCTTGATTATGAAATAGCCTCCATCCTGCGTCTTGGCATCAAGGTTGAAGCAGGAAAAAGGTGGGGAAAGGATTTCACCCTTCATGAACTGAAAGACCGGGGTTTTGACGCCACCCTGATTACCATTGGTGCTCCCGTTGACCAGCCTTTTGAAATTCCGGGATCAGATCTCCCGAATGTGATCCCCGCGCTCCGTTTCCTGCGGGATGTGAATGCCGGAGTCAAAGGTAACTATGGACGCAGGGCTGCGGTAGTCGGCGGGAACAACGGCGCCATGGAGGTCGCCAGATCGCTGATCCGTAAAGGAGTGAATGAGGTTACCGTCATTTACCCCCGGGCCAAGACCGAAATGACGGCCAACCAGAGAAATATCCGGGAAGCGGAAAAGGAAGGCGTCCAGTTTCTGTTGATGGCTTCGCCGGTCAAGATCACCGGTACCGAAAAGGGGCTTGATATCGATCTGATCCGCATGAAACTCGGAGAACCGGACAGCAAGGGCATCAGAAACCCTGAACCGATCCCCGGCTCATCAAATGTCCTGCAGGTTGACACGATTATCTCCTCACTCGGGCAGATGGCCTGCGAAAAATCTTTGCCGGGCGGAACCCTTGAAGAATCTCTGGAGCTGACTGAGAAAAACAATATCAAGGCCAATCCGAGAACCTCTCTGACCAACCATCCGGGGATTTATGCCGCAGGGGATGTGACCAGCGGTCCGCGGTCTGTTATTCAATCCGTGGTGGCCGCGCGCAGATCGGTTGAAAACATCCATGCCCAGATCATGGGGGTTGACAAGGAACCGGCGGAAAGCCGCTTCAACTTCACCCGCGGTCGCTCCTTCGATGACGTTGATCTGCGCTGTTTTGAAGGAGTCAATGTCAAACTCCGAGAAAAGATGCCGACCAGACCCCCTGAAATCAGCGTTCAGGACTTCGATGAGGTTAAACTCGGATTCAATGAAAAGATGGCCGTCAGTGAGGCGAAGCGCTGCCTTTCCTGCGGCTGCACAGCGTTTGAACGCTGTGATCTGAAGGAACAATGTATAGATCTCGGAGTTGATCCGACCAAGACCGGGATGGCAACAACCCCCCTGTACAGCAAAGACAACAGTCATCCGACCATCATTGTTGATCTGAACAAATGTGTCTACTGCCAGAAATGCTTCAACAGCTGCGAATACGGAGCAATCGAACTTTCTGCCGGTTCCTTTGATGAACAGGGAGGAGCCAGGGAAATCAGTTTCAGATTCAATGAAAAATGTGTTCATT
- a CDS encoding acetyl-CoA decarbonylase/synthase complex subunit gamma — MALTGIQILKMLPKKNCGECEIPTCLAFAMKVAAGQVEIGVCPYVSDAVKEQIGEASAPPIRTIKFGGANTFTMGGETCLYRHEKRFENPTGIGVLVTTEMADADVDGRIARFNSIRLERVGVEMKADIIAVKDAKNDAGSFTALIKKVLDGAADAKLVLISDSAANLKAGANACGDRKPLLFGATTDNADDMAAAAKECGCPLGIKGSNLDNTVQIAEKLIAAGLKDLVIDTGARTMRAALEDNIVARKSAVTKKFKPLGFPTITFPCEMCDDPLMEAMIASVLIAKYAGIVILSDLQGDILFPLFLERLNIFTDPQRPMVVEENVYPLNGPGENSPVLITCNFSLTYFIVSGEIEGSKVPSWLLIKDTEGLSVLTAWAAGKFGSDMIAQFIKKSGVEDKVKHRELIIPGYLASMKGELEEELPGWTITIGPREAGHLPSFLKEWKPAA; from the coding sequence ATGGCTTTAACCGGAATACAGATCCTCAAAATGCTCCCCAAAAAGAATTGCGGGGAATGCGAGATTCCGACCTGCCTAGCTTTTGCCATGAAAGTTGCAGCCGGTCAGGTTGAGATCGGCGTTTGTCCTTACGTGAGCGATGCGGTCAAAGAGCAGATAGGAGAGGCGTCGGCGCCGCCCATCCGAACCATAAAATTCGGTGGTGCCAACACTTTTACCATGGGCGGTGAGACCTGCCTTTACCGTCATGAAAAACGTTTTGAGAATCCCACCGGCATTGGTGTTCTGGTTACCACCGAGATGGCGGATGCGGATGTTGACGGACGCATCGCCAGATTCAACTCCATTCGCCTCGAAAGAGTTGGGGTTGAGATGAAGGCAGATATCATCGCGGTAAAAGATGCCAAAAATGATGCCGGTTCTTTCACGGCCCTGATCAAGAAGGTTCTTGACGGTGCCGCAGATGCCAAGCTTGTCCTGATCAGTGACAGCGCCGCCAATCTGAAGGCCGGGGCGAACGCCTGTGGCGATCGCAAGCCACTTCTTTTTGGCGCGACCACGGATAACGCTGACGATATGGCTGCGGCAGCCAAGGAGTGCGGGTGCCCTCTCGGGATCAAGGGAAGCAATCTCGACAATACGGTTCAGATTGCCGAAAAACTGATCGCCGCAGGGTTGAAGGATCTGGTGATCGATACCGGAGCCAGAACCATGCGAGCCGCCCTGGAAGACAATATTGTCGCCAGAAAATCAGCGGTGACAAAAAAATTCAAACCACTCGGCTTTCCGACGATCACCTTCCCCTGTGAGATGTGTGATGATCCGCTGATGGAGGCAATGATCGCCTCGGTCCTCATCGCCAAATATGCCGGGATCGTTATTCTTTCAGACCTGCAGGGCGACATCCTCTTTCCGTTGTTCCTGGAGAGGCTCAATATTTTCACCGATCCGCAGCGGCCGATGGTTGTTGAGGAAAATGTCTACCCGCTGAACGGGCCTGGTGAAAACTCACCGGTGCTCATCACCTGTAATTTCTCTCTGACCTACTTCATCGTTTCAGGCGAGATTGAGGGGAGCAAAGTTCCTTCCTGGCTTCTGATCAAGGACACCGAGGGCCTCTCGGTTCTTACTGCCTGGGCCGCCGGCAAGTTCGGGTCTGATATGATCGCCCAGTTTATCAAGAAATCAGGGGTTGAAGACAAGGTGAAACACCGGGAGCTGATCATCCCTGGCTATCTCGCCTCCATGAAAGGTGAACTTGAGGAAGAACTGCCCGGCTGGACCATCACCATTGGTCCACGTGAAGCGGGTCATCTGCCCTCCTTCCTGAAAGAGTGGAAGCCGGCAGCCTGA
- the cdhC gene encoding CO dehydrogenase/CO-methylating acetyl-CoA synthase complex subunit beta produces MSKIICSAAIRGAHKIIDMAEETFEEAIKKYGENQEVGFPNTAYFLPTIYSMLGAKVANLGDMRDIFKECRKLLPPVVSDNLWLPYLAQALDAGMATFFAEEMYEAIRYLNDNNFYTKTEDPTDKNIWLGAADDVVFRKRGVEFVDGTAPGFAAIMGAPPDKETASKIALELQEKNLYIFMHDETNGVKMADQLVADGVQVGWNTRLVPFGPTYTSAVFSIGFACRVAMAFGGIKPGDYRGNLLYNKDRTFAFVMAFGDVSDEWYANAAGAINWGFPTISDYDIPEVLPTGVCTYEHVVSNVPHDEIVQKAIEVRGLKVNISKIDIPMSFGPAFEGERIRKDDLFMECGGGRTSGVEVLISKDMSEVEDGLVTVEGPDIKDIKEGQNLPIAILVEVAGREMQSDFEPILERQFHHLINYIQGIMHMGQRNIMWVRIGKAAVEKGFSFAHFGKVLHGKLHQEFGAIIDKIQVKIYTEQDKVEEVQELAKNVYAERDKRLGSMTDETEEVFYSCTLCQSFAPSHVCIITPERIGMCGAYNWLDGKASYQINPTGPNQPIDKGECLDEKLGVFKGINDFVNQASRGAVTDLSCYSLMTDPMTACGCFEAIAAMLPQCNGIMVVNRDYMGMTPSGMKFTTLAGMAGGGAQTPGFMGVSKHYMTSPKLFMAEGGLERVVWLPKAMKEEIADKLKERCEAIGKPELFDMIATEENGTTEEEILDFLKKKGHPALAMESVV; encoded by the coding sequence ATGTCCAAGATCATCTGTTCAGCTGCCATCAGAGGGGCTCACAAGATTATCGACATGGCCGAGGAGACTTTTGAAGAGGCCATTAAGAAATATGGTGAAAATCAGGAAGTAGGTTTCCCGAACACCGCATATTTTCTACCGACCATTTACTCAATGCTCGGCGCCAAGGTTGCCAATCTCGGCGACATGAGGGATATCTTCAAGGAATGCCGGAAATTGCTGCCGCCTGTTGTTTCCGACAATCTGTGGCTTCCTTACCTCGCCCAGGCTCTTGATGCCGGAATGGCCACCTTCTTCGCCGAAGAGATGTACGAGGCAATCCGTTATCTGAATGACAACAATTTCTATACCAAAACGGAAGATCCCACCGACAAAAATATCTGGCTGGGAGCCGCCGATGATGTCGTTTTCAGGAAAAGGGGCGTTGAATTCGTCGACGGCACCGCCCCCGGTTTCGCCGCGATCATGGGCGCTCCGCCGGACAAGGAAACGGCTAGCAAGATCGCCCTGGAACTCCAGGAAAAAAATCTTTACATCTTCATGCATGATGAGACCAACGGCGTCAAGATGGCCGACCAGCTGGTTGCCGATGGTGTTCAGGTCGGCTGGAACACAAGGCTCGTTCCCTTCGGCCCGACCTATACCTCCGCCGTGTTCTCCATCGGTTTTGCCTGCCGGGTCGCCATGGCCTTCGGCGGGATCAAGCCTGGCGACTACAGAGGAAACCTGTTGTACAACAAAGACCGGACCTTTGCCTTTGTCATGGCCTTCGGTGATGTTTCAGATGAATGGTATGCCAATGCCGCCGGTGCGATCAACTGGGGCTTCCCGACCATCTCCGACTACGACATTCCGGAGGTTCTTCCCACCGGGGTCTGCACCTACGAGCATGTGGTCAGCAATGTTCCTCACGATGAGATCGTCCAGAAGGCCATTGAGGTTCGCGGTCTGAAGGTCAATATTTCCAAAATCGACATCCCGATGTCTTTCGGTCCGGCCTTCGAAGGGGAACGGATCCGTAAAGATGATCTCTTCATGGAGTGCGGCGGTGGCCGGACCAGTGGGGTCGAAGTCCTGATCTCCAAAGACATGTCTGAAGTTGAAGATGGCCTGGTGACCGTCGAAGGCCCGGATATCAAAGACATTAAAGAAGGGCAGAATCTGCCGATTGCCATTCTGGTTGAAGTTGCCGGTCGGGAAATGCAGTCTGATTTCGAACCGATCCTTGAACGACAGTTCCATCACCTGATCAATTACATCCAGGGCATCATGCACATGGGACAGCGGAACATCATGTGGGTCAGGATCGGCAAGGCGGCAGTAGAAAAAGGCTTTTCTTTCGCCCACTTCGGCAAGGTTCTGCATGGAAAACTTCATCAGGAATTCGGGGCTATTATCGACAAGATCCAGGTGAAGATCTACACCGAGCAGGACAAGGTTGAAGAGGTTCAGGAGCTTGCCAAGAATGTGTATGCCGAGCGGGATAAGCGCCTCGGCAGCATGACCGATGAAACCGAAGAGGTCTTTTACAGCTGCACCCTGTGCCAGTCGTTTGCGCCAAGTCATGTCTGTATCATCACCCCGGAAAGGATCGGGATGTGCGGTGCCTACAACTGGCTTGACGGCAAGGCATCCTACCAGATCAACCCCACCGGACCGAACCAGCCCATCGACAAGGGCGAGTGTCTTGACGAAAAGCTTGGCGTTTTCAAGGGCATTAACGATTTCGTCAATCAGGCTTCCCGGGGCGCCGTCACCGACCTTTCCTGCTATTCGCTGATGACGGACCCGATGACCGCCTGCGGCTGCTTTGAGGCAATCGCCGCCATGCTTCCCCAGTGTAACGGGATCATGGTCGTCAACCGCGATTATATGGGCATGACCCCCAGCGGCATGAAGTTCACCACCCTGGCCGGGATGGCCGGCGGTGGTGCCCAGACCCCAGGATTTATGGGGGTCAGCAAACATTACATGACCAGCCCGAAACTGTTCATGGCCGAAGGAGGTCTTGAGAGGGTGGTATGGCTGCCCAAGGCGATGAAGGAAGAGATCGCCGACAAACTGAAAGAACGCTGCGAAGCAATTGGCAAACCTGAGCTTTTTGACATGATCGCAACGGAAGAGAACGGTACCACCGAAGAGGAGATCCTTGACTTCCTCAAGAAGAAGGGACATCCGGCTTTAGCCATGGAATCAGTTGTTTAA
- a CDS encoding acetyl-CoA decarbonylase/synthase complex subunit delta codes for MKSGSRLERILTSGKFAVTGELGPPKSGNAEVVREKARILKGHVDAVNITDCQTAIVRMSSISAGLITLSEGVEPVIQMTCRDRNRIGMQSDILGASALGLKNLLCLTGDHQKFGNHPGSKGVFDMDSIQLLGMVKGMRDDRVFQCGEEIKNHEPRLFLGAAANPFAGPGNYRASRLGKKVANGADFIQTQIVYNVEKFANFMKMVRDLGLHEKVYILAGVTPPRSLGMARYMKNFVPGMDVTDEVINRLKGAKDKEDEGINICVDIINQVREIEGVAGAHIMAIEWESAVPEIVKRAGLASRPVFDDDQATVIAESKIEIRDTQPVPKETIATDDVMAHARAEAAKIIAEAKAEAARLTSGALSGTSTVAAPVQTSIESEDAGEHEMNEKERLLALESVRTGLKALKKSLGLSDEQFEALTNFAGAEAVLLKEPPVGVAGKISPAATPAPAAPVAPAAPAAAPAPQVESAKAPAAASKADDSAQKEKEAAEAKAKAEAEAKAKAAAEAKAKAEADAKAAAEKKASEETKKTAAAPEKKPAPVAAAGGGLVTATQLAVEQTPLASRAGKIPADHYTAKYNGKIREISLGNDSGIVKVGGSNTLPYQLFEGAMPNKPLIAMDILDIKPTEWPTTLTRHFEGVMDNPVDWAKKCVADYHAEAICLSLESTDPNGMNRSSADAAKDAAAVISAVDVPIILWGCNNAEKDTETLREITSRIGDKKVCLAPLSDANYRSIGATAMAFQHPMVAASPIDVNLAKQLNILLENLGVSLNSVLIDPSIGALGYGIEYTYSVMERIRLAAMTQQDEKLQVPFICNLGREVWKTKETRLPSDELIGDQERRGVLMEAMTASCMMMAGGEVLIMRHPQSIALTRSLIDGLIS; via the coding sequence ATGAAATCGGGTAGCCGTCTAGAACGTATTCTTACCTCCGGCAAATTCGCAGTGACCGGCGAACTTGGTCCGCCCAAAAGTGGCAATGCGGAGGTGGTCCGCGAGAAAGCGCGAATTCTCAAAGGTCATGTTGATGCGGTAAACATTACGGATTGCCAGACCGCGATTGTCAGAATGTCAAGTATCAGTGCCGGGTTGATCACTCTGTCCGAAGGCGTTGAGCCGGTCATTCAGATGACCTGCAGGGATCGTAACCGGATCGGGATGCAGAGTGATATCCTGGGCGCCAGCGCTCTTGGCCTGAAAAACCTGCTCTGCCTGACCGGCGACCATCAGAAATTCGGCAACCACCCCGGATCCAAAGGTGTCTTCGACATGGATTCCATTCAGTTGCTGGGAATGGTGAAAGGAATGCGGGATGACCGCGTTTTCCAGTGTGGGGAAGAGATCAAAAACCATGAACCCAGACTTTTTCTCGGTGCTGCGGCAAACCCCTTTGCCGGACCGGGCAATTACCGGGCCTCGCGATTAGGGAAAAAAGTCGCCAACGGCGCAGACTTCATCCAGACCCAGATTGTCTATAATGTAGAGAAGTTCGCCAATTTTATGAAAATGGTCAGAGATCTCGGCCTCCATGAAAAGGTCTATATCCTGGCCGGAGTCACCCCTCCACGCTCCCTCGGGATGGCGAGATACATGAAGAATTTCGTCCCCGGCATGGATGTGACGGACGAGGTCATCAATCGTCTGAAAGGGGCTAAAGACAAGGAAGATGAAGGGATCAACATCTGTGTTGATATTATCAACCAGGTCCGGGAAATTGAAGGCGTCGCCGGTGCCCATATCATGGCTATTGAGTGGGAAAGTGCGGTTCCTGAAATCGTAAAGAGGGCAGGACTTGCCTCCAGACCGGTTTTTGATGATGATCAGGCAACAGTTATCGCAGAGAGCAAGATAGAGATACGGGATACGCAACCGGTACCGAAGGAAACCATCGCCACCGATGATGTCATGGCACACGCCAGAGCCGAGGCTGCAAAGATCATAGCCGAAGCAAAGGCCGAAGCTGCCAGACTTACATCCGGGGCCTTGAGCGGAACTTCAACTGTTGCGGCTCCCGTTCAGACAAGTATTGAATCAGAGGATGCAGGAGAACATGAAATGAATGAAAAAGAACGGTTGTTGGCCCTTGAGTCGGTCCGTACCGGCTTGAAGGCCCTCAAAAAATCATTGGGGCTCTCGGATGAACAATTTGAGGCCCTGACCAATTTCGCCGGTGCTGAAGCAGTATTGCTGAAAGAGCCCCCTGTCGGTGTCGCCGGAAAGATTTCTCCAGCGGCAACCCCGGCTCCGGCTGCCCCTGTAGCTCCGGCGGCTCCAGCAGCGGCTCCCGCACCTCAGGTTGAGTCTGCAAAAGCTCCTGCGGCAGCAAGCAAAGCCGACGATTCAGCGCAAAAGGAAAAAGAAGCGGCAGAGGCAAAAGCCAAAGCGGAAGCGGAGGCCAAGGCGAAGGCAGCTGCGGAGGCAAAAGCCAAAGCCGAGGCCGATGCGAAAGCGGCGGCCGAGAAGAAGGCCTCTGAAGAAACAAAGAAAACGGCTGCAGCTCCGGAAAAGAAACCGGCTCCGGTTGCCGCTGCCGGTGGTGGGCTGGTTACGGCAACCCAACTGGCGGTAGAGCAGACTCCACTTGCTTCCCGGGCCGGCAAAATTCCCGCAGATCACTATACTGCAAAATACAACGGCAAAATCAGAGAAATCTCGCTTGGCAATGACAGCGGAATTGTCAAAGTCGGAGGCAGCAACACCCTTCCTTATCAACTTTTTGAAGGCGCCATGCCGAACAAACCTCTGATCGCGATGGATATCCTCGATATTAAGCCCACCGAATGGCCGACTACCCTGACCCGCCATTTCGAGGGGGTGATGGACAACCCGGTTGACTGGGCAAAGAAATGCGTTGCCGACTATCATGCCGAAGCAATCTGCCTTTCCCTGGAAAGCACTGATCCCAATGGGATGAACCGCAGCTCTGCCGATGCCGCGAAAGACGCCGCCGCAGTCATCAGCGCCGTTGACGTCCCGATCATCCTCTGGGGCTGCAACAATGCCGAGAAAGACACGGAAACCCTTCGTGAGATTACCTCCAGAATCGGTGACAAAAAGGTCTGCCTGGCGCCTCTGTCGGACGCCAATTACCGTTCCATCGGCGCAACCGCCATGGCCTTCCAGCATCCGATGGTTGCCGCCTCACCGATTGATGTCAATCTTGCCAAGCAGCTGAATATCCTGCTTGAAAATCTTGGTGTTTCACTCAATTCCGTCCTCATTGATCCCTCCATCGGCGCGCTCGGCTACGGTATTGAGTACACCTACTCCGTTATGGAAAGAATCCGTCTGGCGGCGATGACCCAGCAGGATGAGAAGCTCCAGGTGCCGTTCATCTGCAACCTCGGTCGCGAAGTCTGGAAGACCAAGGAAACACGGTTGCCGAGCGACGAACTCATTGGCGATCAGGAAAGACGCGGGGTTCTGATGGAGGCGATGACCGCTTCCTGCATGATGATGGCCGGGGGAGAGGTTCTGATCATGAGACACCCGCAGTCCATTGCCCTGACCAGGTCGCTCATCGACGGTCTTATCAGTTAA